The Sulfolobus sp. A20 genomic interval CAGAGTTTAAGCCGGAGAACTTCATGGATACTCCTAATGAGTCATCTAGCTCTATGTATCTTAGGGGTTTGCTTAAGCTATCGCTTTTATCTGATGAGTTCAAGGTGGATGAGGAAAGGATTAGGTCAATTACACCAACACTAACTAATGAGAATGCTCAATTCATAGCTGGGATAATAAACTCCGTAAGCTCTTATGTTAATGGTCTAGCTCATGTGGTAGTAGTTGATGAGAAGGATGGCTTAGCTGAAAAGCTTCATAGGGTAGCCTTAACCACGTATTATCCATTTAAGGTTGTGGAGAGAGTTGATGACAGTAGAAAGGATTATGTTAGTTCAGTAATTAGAGCAATGTTGAGATATAATGCCGGAAAGAGTAGGGCTTACGTATGTATAGGTAATACTTGTAGCATGCCAGTATCAGATGAATCGAGTATTAAACAATTGCTTAAAACTAAGCTATGAATTTTTTATATTATGGGAAGGTTAGAAAATAAGAAAACTGTAATTCTTGGTGTTAGTGAAGGTTTAGGTTATGCAATAGCGTATTTTGCTTTGAGAGAAGGATCCTCGGTTTGTATTAATTCCAGAAATGAGAATAAGTTAAAGAAGATGAAGGGTAATTTAGAGAAATATGGTAAGATCGAGTACGTAGTAGGCGACTTATCATCGATGACTAGTTCTAAGAAAGTAATTGATGATTGCGCATCTAAATTAGGTGGAATAGATCATTTGGTCGTTACAGTAGGAGGATATATTGAGGACGATATTGAAAATTTTTCTGGTCTCGAAGAAATGTTAAGAAATCATATAAAGATACCGTTGTACGCGGTTAAGTCATCACTAGAATATCTGAGAGAAGGTTCTAGTGTGATATTAATCTCGTCTCTAAGCGGACTGATGAAATCATCTCCAAAGCAATTATCATATGCAATAGCTAAAGCTGGGCTAACGAAAGCGGTCGAAGTCTTAGCTTCGGAGTTGTTAGGAAAAGGGATAAGGGTTAATGGTATTGCCCCAACATATATTGAAGGAGATTTCGTTCCAGAAAGGGATTGGAAATCTCTTAGGAAATTAGGTGACCCGAAAGCACCACCAGAGGATTTTGCTAGAGTAGTCATATGGTTGTTATCTGATGAGGCAGAATGGGTAGATGGCGTTGTTATACCCGTGGATGGTGGTTCTAGGCTTAGGTGAAATCGATGACTAGCAGAATTGAATATTTATTAAGAAGTACTGAAGAATTATGGAAAAAGTATGTTAGGCATGAGTTCGTCGTCAGAATGAGAGAAGGCAACTTACCGTTAGATATTTTTAGATACTATTTGATTCAAGATTCAAAATATGTGGAGGGAATGTTAAGAGCCTTATTATTGGCATCGAGTAAGGGACCTGTAGAAGATGTAGTTAAGATACTCAATTCAGTTTTTAGTTCAAGGGATAAAGGTATGGAAAATAATAAGAGGTTATATTCATTGCTTAACATAAGTAAAGAGGAAATAGAGA includes:
- a CDS encoding SDR family NAD(P)-dependent oxidoreductase, yielding MGRLENKKTVILGVSEGLGYAIAYFALREGSSVCINSRNENKLKKMKGNLEKYGKIEYVVGDLSSMTSSKKVIDDCASKLGGIDHLVVTVGGYIEDDIENFSGLEEMLRNHIKIPLYAVKSSLEYLREGSSVILISSLSGLMKSSPKQLSYAIAKAGLTKAVEVLASELLGKGIRVNGIAPTYIEGDFVPERDWKSLRKLGDPKAPPEDFARVVIWLLSDEAEWVDGVVIPVDGGSRLR